Proteins from a genomic interval of Thunnus thynnus chromosome 5, fThuThy2.1, whole genome shotgun sequence:
- the otogl gene encoding otogelin-like protein isoform X5 produces the protein MSEEHQGAPCGLCGNFNHLAGDDLTTARGIRTDEPAVFGNSWAVDLPHERACPSVDLDFNGACQSESDMDDAIDKCSALLFFPFLSCHENIDPNPFVASCVSDLCVSDDEETFCRALVEYTRACSHVGYPVREWRDSFPSCYDGCEESFVYRDCISCCPPTCTFEKECLGTNLHCLDGCYCPDGLILQNGTCIAVSQCPCVYHGTSYVQGHVLQQGCSVCVCTGGVWNCTENNCTAECSVVGDVFVTTFDGRMFLQPGACQYVLAKSRSSSRFTVTLQYTTCAEQQVCIQSVTVVLDEDVSRQVTLTREGDVIIGVSPAPVLPYVDDVLEVRKLTSVFTQLKAGIGLRLHYDGRGGRVYLQLDSQWRGPTIGLCGTFNGNLRDDFLSPAGMIEGTPQLHANAWKVSSACVAPVNLPIIDPCEMNQHNVFYASQCEVLLGSVFAPCHGYISPNIYQQQCRHQACRCGSSCLCTALAHYALLCSKHGVDINFRSHVSECEVVCRGGMLYHSCVSSCGRSCRALSSTETCSPNDCAEGCGCPVGSYYDDVRQRCVQLSQCHCYSMGGVSQPGEVTFSASGPCLCRNGKMECVPEEKEPDSVEVGECPEGKVYHSCTEQRGGVACAPTCRNLMLNLTCPPNTPCIPGCVCPPGLVLHHGECYYPENCPCAWLGLEYLPGETVETQCYKCVCHRGYFNCSYSPCPAVCTVYSDRHYHTFDGLEYDYHSDCQVYLLKSAGETEVSIVAQNKDCYESGIVCMKILVIHVGLTKIYFTDNSGNPSPSTVVGRGSEFELWKAGYYTVVHFSNQDLTVLWDRKTTVHIRAGPQWKGLLSGLCGNFDSVTVNDMTTSSHMEVNNAQTFGDSWALGQCESDYVIERPCEGDLGRQPYAKRECALLYSDVFAPCHNVVDVAWFYRNCLTDTCNCNRGGDCECLCTSIAAYAHKCCQQGVTIHWRSPSVCPYDCEYYNQELGDGPFSLVSAVYNDTMFGVNRTSSSVFPLVRERPGHLPAPGLLFNFMITAGLQKDRTSRVPVVSLESAERPNYFLVMSRRSRLQLERWSRGEEFRRRATFIQHQGLFLPGHTSFELVSQPGIFLTLTRTAARAQRYDTSDSFKASSSFILEESSFVIPYRMMCEWRYQACASPCVHTCSDPDATRCQFLPPVEGCFPRCPKNMVLDEVTRRCVYTEDCVTLPPTPTPFAYVTRSNRTTTAPPPTTTTTTTPTTTTITRPTTTTTTTTTTTTTTATTTTRATTTSYTTVRPTTTTATTTTPTTSATERVTPSSAPSPSPSASPTTPTIPSTPSETTTLSTTIMTPTQTTATTMITTVTPSAVPTETTTVPSTSSPPSPTTLASTTSPSSPTSTTVTTLSTPAPTSPITSTPPLLTSPTTQPPPTTVITTTSASTKDTSVPETTTKTTTPSQPAPTNTTITVETTTPTDTSTVAVTTTAPLPTTIEPTTEPVTTEIVTSPDTSPILEEASTTPPFLLPTTRCTPPYSYRIDECAELICFNGELLLHNSSLHCRFNTTQPQCSLLGLPILINTDPCCPQWQCPCRCTVMSDLRVITFDGNNVALYDNGSYILVNLPRETIIGTVEKCPTSQSVNSIRRTSPTGGTSGLCFKKLNITTSSYRIIINRLDRKVSVNYRPARLPFSRHNLYVEDTGSMYLIHTPGGVSIQWYHSTGIMVLQYITPYNASVPTRGLCGCCDGNPEDDLKLPNGTVVREVGDMMVFLQAWRVQTTDETEHTRRVGDNCTTGDCSTCLSMLRQRAFTSCHSKVPPEQFCDIMWAGDLHYKDHQCDFLAAYVAVCYTHQVCISWRRHNFCPLRCPPGKEYQPCVSTCTSRTCLNREYYEETTCSFIREECVCRSGTILHRADSPYCVTEDRCVCTDNEGNPRAPGEVWNGSARGCCLYKCVENGSVVAVEPDCNSVPTPLCEREGEYVLDVLEEGACCPKKICECNMTICDSEAPPCDNGNRLVIGYSALSCCPEYRCECDPMACPPVSALDCREDQFLVEVRGERSCCYSYLCVCESCIEPIPTCSHGEILAVDLNTTNSCCPQYHCVCDVNLCPESSVSCAPGLSLVQTNVPGHCCPQHHCECQCDYSSPPICQVGEVLVEVPDSSTNCGCPQHTCQKAEVCVFQGVTVLGPGQSLVQYFEGELCYTVHCLHHRDPDTGFYAMEITSVNCTQKCGSHQVYIQSTDPQVCCGSCKNVSCTFTNENGTTELFAAGSSWVENCTRYDCMETAVGAVILASGVVCPPFNDTECIQNGGVVQSYVDGCCRTSLQPRPLACFSSDFAFWPIGVPHGSGVGVLPFTVIPVTPTGSTNCDTGKEDGKTCKRVAIRTTIRKDDCRSNAPVTVYSCDGKCPSATIFNFNINSHARFCKCCRESGLQTRSVSLYCSRNATIVEYNFQEPLDCSCQWN, from the exons CTGGGCAGTGGACCTGCCACATGAAAGAGCCTGTCCCTCTGTAGACCTTGACTTCAATGGGGCCTGCCAGTCTGAGTCGGACATGGAT GATGCCATAGACAAATGCAGTGCACTTCTCTTCTTCCCATTTCTGTCCTGTCATGAAAACATTGACCCAAATCCCTTTGTGGCCAGCTGTGTCTCTGACCTTTGTGT atctgatgatGAGGAAACATTTTGTCGAGCCTTGGTTGAGTACACCAGAGCCTGCTCACATGTCGGATATCCAGTGAGGGAGTGGAGAGACAGCTTCCCTTCCTGTT atgatggctGTGAGGAGAGTTTTGTCTATAGAGACTGCATCAGTTGCTGTCCACCCACCTGTACGTTTGAAAAAGAATGTCTGGGAACCAACCTACATTGTCTGGATGGCTGCTACTGCCCTGAtg GTCTTATCCTACAAAATGGAACATGTATCGCTGTTTCTCAGTGTCCTTGTGTTTACCATGGTACTTCATATGTACAAGGACATGTGCTTCAACAGGGATGCAGTGTTTG TGTTTGCACAGGAGGAGTGTGGAACTGCACTGAGAACAACTGTACAG CGGAGTGTTCAGTGGTAGGGGACGTGTTTGTGACGACATTTGACGGGAGGATGTTTCTCCAGCCGGGGGCATGTCAGTACGTCTTGGCAAAgagccgcagcagcagcagattcaCTGTCACACTGCAGTATACCACCTGTGCTGAG CAGCAAGTGTGtattcagtcagtgacagtGGTGTTGGATGAAGATGTGAGTCGTCAGGTCACTTTGACCAGAGAGGGGGATGTGATAATCGGTGTCAGCCCGGCGCCTGTCTTACCCTACGTTGATG ATGTGCTGGAGGTGCGGAAGCTGACCTCCGTGTTCACACAGCTGAAGGCAGGGATTGGTCTGAGGCTGCATTATGATGGTCGAGGGGGGCGGGTCTATCTGCAGCTGGACAGCCAGTGGCGTGGACCGACGATTGGCCTTTGTGGAACCTTCAATGGAAATCTACGAGATGACTTCCT gtctcCAGCAGGTATGATAGAGGGTACTCCTCAACTTCATGCCAATGCTTGGAAGGTGTCTTCTGCTTGTGTAGCTCCGGTTAACCTGCCCATAATAGACCCATGTGAGATGAACCAGCACAATG TATTCTATGCATCCCAGTGTGAGGTGCTTTTGGGGAGTGTGTTTGCTCCGTGTCATGGCTACATCAGTCCAAACATCTACCAGCAGCAGTGTCGCCACCAGGCCTGTCGGTGTGGGAGCAGTTGTCTGTGCACAGCGCTGGCACACTATGCTCTCCTTTGCTCCAAACACGGAGTCGACATTAATTTCAGATCACATGTCTCTGAATGTG AAGTGGTGTGTCGCGGAGGAATGCTGTACCACTCTTGTGTGTCGTCCTGCGGGCGGTCCTGTCGTGCTCTGTCTAGCACAGAGACATGTAGCCCAAATGACTGTGCTGAGGGGTGTGGCTGTCCAGTCGGCAGTTACTATGACGACGTCCGCCAGCGCTGTGTGCAACT GTCTCAGTGTCACTGTTATTCCATGGGTGGCGTGTCACAGCCAGGGGAGGTGACCTTCAGTGCCTCTGGCCCCTG CCTGTGCAGAAATGGGAAGATGGAGTGCGTGCCAGAGGAAAAAG AGCCAGATAGTGTAGAGGTCGGGGAGTGTCCAGAGGGGAAAGTGTACCACAGCTGCACCGAACAGAGAGGAGGCGTGGCCTGTGCACCGACCTGCCGTAACCTGATGTTGAACCTCACCTGCCCTCCCAACACACCATGCATCCCTGGCTGTGTCTGCCCTCCTGG GCTGGTTCTACATCATGGGGAGTGTTACTATCCAGAGAATTGTCCCTGCGCCTGGCTAGGCCTTGAGTACCTGCCCGGGGAAACCGTGGAAACGCAGTGTTACAAATG TGTGTGTCACCGTGGCTATTTTAACTGCAGCTACTCACCATGTCCAGCTGTGTGCACTGTCTACAGTGACAGACACTACCACACCTTCGATGGCCTTGAGTATGACTACCACTCTGACTGCCAGGTCTACCTGCTTAAA AGTGCAGGAGAAACCGAGGTGTCCATtgttgcacaaaacaaggactgttATGAGAGCGGCATTGTGTGCATGAAAATACTGGTTATTCACGTGGGACTTACCAAGATCTACTTCACTGACAACTCTGGCAACCCT AGCCCATCCACTGTTGTGGGTCGAGGGTCAGAGTTTGAGCTGTGGAAAGCAGGCTACTACACCGTGGTCCACTTCTCCAATCAGGACCTCACCGTCCTCTGGGACCGCAAGACAACTGTACACATCAGAGCTGGTCCTCAGTGGAAG GGCCTCCTCAGTGGACTATGTGGAAATTTTGATAGTGTCACAGTGAATGATATGACCACCTCCAGCCACATGGAAGTCAATAATGCACAGACCTTTGGAGACAGCTGGGCCCTGGGACAG tgtgaaAGTGACTATGTCATTGAGCGACCGTGTGAAGGGGACTTGGGGAGACAGCCATACGCCAAGAGGGAGTGCGCTCTCCTCTACAGCGATGTCTTTGCACCCTGTCACAACGTG GTGGATGTGGCCTGGTTCTATAGGAACTGCCTGACGGACACATGCAATTGTAACCGCGGGGGTGACTGTGAGTGTCTCTGCACGTCAATCGCTGCGTATGCACACAAATGCTGCCAACAGGGAGTTACGATACACTGGAGATCGCCGTCTGTGTGTC CCTACGATTGTGAATACTATAATCAAG AGTTAGGTGATGGCCCATTTTCCTTGGTGAGTGCTGTCTATAATGACACCATGTTTGGAGTGAATCGCACCAGCagctcagtgtttcctctggtgagagagagaccagGGCACTTGCCTGCCCCAGGCCTACTGTTCAACTTCATGATCACAGCAGGCCTGCAGAAGGACAGAACATCAC GTGTCCCTGTGGTGTCACTGGAGTCTGCAGAAAGACCAAATTATTTCCTCGTCATGTCAAGGCGCAGCCGTCTTCAGTTGGAGCGCTGGAGTCGAGGGGAAGAGTTCCGTCGCAGAGCAACCTTTATCCAGCATCAGGGGCTGTTTCTGCCAGGTCACACCTCATTCGAGCTTGTCAGCCAACCTGGAATCTTTTTGACACTGACACGCACTGCCGCACGAGCTCAGAGATATGACACCTCTGACAGCTTCAAAGCCAGCAGTAGCTTCATACTGGAGG AGAGCAGTTTTGTAATTCCCTACCGCATGATGTGTGAGTGGCGCTATCAGGCCTGTGCGAGCCCCTGTGTCCACACATGCAGTGACCCAGATGCCACACGCTGCCAGTTCCTGCCTCC tgtggaGGGCTGCTTCCCACGTTGTCCCAAGAACATGGTCCTTGATGAAGTCACCAGAAGATGTGTCTACACAGAGGACT GTGTGACACTTCCTCCAACTCCTACTCCCTTTGCATATGTGACACGGTCAAACAGAACTACTACAGCACCACCACCAACTACAACCACAACAACCACTCCAACTACTACCACTATCACAAGACCTACAACTACGACTACCACAACTACTACCACTACCACCACAACCGCTACCACCACCACTAGAGCCACGACTACCTCTTACACTACTGTTAGGCCCACGACAACCACCGCCACTACTACCACTCCCACTACATCAGCCACTGAGCGTGTCACCCCTTCATCTGCCCCATCTCCATCACCCTCTGCCTCGCCCACAACCCCCACCATTCCCTCGACCCCTTCAGAGACAACCACTCTCAGCACGACCATAATGACGCCCACCCAAACTACAGCAACCACGATGATCACCACAGTAACGCCCTCTGCTGTGCCCACTGAGACTACTACAGTGCCCTCCACTTCTTCCCCTCCTTCCCCTACTACTCTTGCTTCCACcacctctccatcctctcctacCTCCACCACTGTCACCACACTGTCAACACCAGCACCAACATCCCCCATAACCTCCACCCCACCTCTTCTAACCTCACCCACCACACAGCCACCGCCCACCACGGTTATCACAACCACATCAGCCTCCACCAAAGACACCTCTGTCCCTGAAACCACCACCAAAACAACAACCCCTTCTCAACCTGCACCAACTAATACAACCATAACCGTAGAGACCACCACCCCCACGGACACCTCAACAGTTGCTGTGACAACCACAGCACCGCTACCTACTACCATTGAGCCCACGACTGAGCCTGTAACTACAGAAATAGTCACAAGCCCCGACACCTCTCCAATATTAGAGGAAGCATCAACCACTCCTCCATTCCTCTTGCCCACTACTCGCTGTACA cctCCTTACTCCTACCGTATAGATGAGTGTGCAGAGCTGATCTGTTTCAACGGAGAGCTGCTGCTTCACAACTCCTCTCTTCATTGTCGCTTCAACACCACCCAGCCCCAGTGCAGTCTGCTGGGCCTGCCCATCCTCATCAACACAGACCCCTGCTGTCCACAGTGGCAGTGTCCAT GTCGCTGCACTGTGATGTCCGACCTGCGTGTGATCACGTTTGATGGCAACAACGTGGCCCTGTATGATAACGGCTCCTACATTCTGGTTAACCTGCCGAGAGAGACTATTATCGGCACCGTGGAGAAATGTCCAACCAGCCAG aGTGTAAACTCCATCAGAAGAACG AGTCCTACAGGTGGAACATCTGGTCTGTGTTTTAAGAAACTGAACATTACTACCTCTTCCTACAGAATCATTATCAACCGACTGGATCGCAAG GTGTCAGTGAATTACAGGCCTGCCAGGCTCCCATTCTCCCGTCACAATCTTTATGTGGAAGACACAGGCAGTATGTACCTCATCCATACACCTGGCGGGGTCAGCATACAGTGGTATCACAGCACTGGTATCATGGTGCTGCAGTACATCACACCTTATAATGCATCTGTGCCCACCCGAGGCCTGTGTG GTTGTTGTGATGGGAACCCGGAGGATGACCTGAAGCTGCCCAATGGCACAGTGGTCAGAGAGGTGGGAGACATGATGGTCTTTCTGCAGGCTTGGAGAGTCCAGACTACCGATGAAACCGAACACACACGGAGGGTCGGAGACAACTGTACCACTGGGGACTGCTCCACCTGTCTCTCCATGCTCCGCCAGAGAGCCTTCACGTCATGCCACAGCAAG gtgccTCCAGAGCAGTTCTGCGACATCATGTGGGCGGGGGACCTGCACTACAAGGATCACCAATGCGACTTTCTGGCAGCTTACGTGGCAGTCTGCTACACACATCAAGTCTGCATCAGCTGGAGACGACACAACTTCTGCC CACTGCGGTGTCCCCCTGGCAAGGAGTATCAGCCATGTGTGAGCACCTGCACCAGCCGCACCTGTCTAAACAGAGAGTACTATGAGGAGACCACCTGCTCCTTCATAAGAGAGGAGTGCGTGTGCCGCAGTGGAACCATCCTGCACCGCGCTGACTCCCCTTACTGTGTGACAGAGGATCGCTGTG TGTGCACAGATAATGAAGGTAACCCTCGGGCCCCGGGCGAGGTGTGGAATGGCTCTGCTCGCGGCTGCTGTCTATACAAGTGTGTGGAGAACGGCTCTGTGGTGGCTGTCGAGCCTGACTGCAACTCTGTCCCTACACCGCtgtgtgagagggagggagagtatGTATTGGATGTGCTGGAAGAAGGAGCCTGCTGCCCAAAGAAGATCTGTG AGTGCAACATGACCATCTGTGACAGTGAAGCTCCACCTTGCGATAACGGGAACCGACTTGTGATTGGTTACAGCGCTCTGTCCTGCTGCCCAGAGTATCGATGTG AGTGTGACCCCATGGCGTGCCCTCCTGTCTCAGCCCTCGACTGCAGGGAAGATCAATTTTTAGTGGAGGTCAGGGGGGAAAGATCCTGCTGCTACTCTTACCTGTGTG TGTGTGAGTCATGTATTGAGCCCATTCCAACTTGCTCACATGGAGAAATCCTGGCTGTGGATCTAAACACCACCAATAGCTGCTGTCCACAGTACCATTGTG tgtgtgatgtCAACCTGTGCCCTGAATCATCTGTGAGCTGTGCACCCGGCCTCTCTTTGGTTCAAACTAATGTCCCTGGGCATTGCTGCCCACAGCACCACTGCG AATGCCAATGTGATTACAGCTCTCCCCCCATCTGTCAGGTG GGGGAGGTGCTGGTCGAGGTCCCAGACAGCAGCACCAACTGTGGCTGTCCTCAGCATACATGCC agAAGGCAGAGGTGTGTGTTTTCCAGGGGGTGACAGTGCTGGGACCAGGCCAGTCTCTGGTTCAATACTTTGAGGGAGAGTTGTGTTATACTGTCCACTGCCTGCATCACAGAGATCCAGACACTGGCTTCTATGCCATGGAAATCACCTCTGTCAACTGCACCCAGAAATGTGGATCA CACCAGGTGTATATACAGTCCACGGACCCTCAGGTGTGCTGCGGCTCCTGTAAAAACGTCTCCTGCACTTTCACCAATGAAAATGGAACAACAGAGCTTTTCGCT GCAGGGAGTTCCTGGGTGGAGAACTGTACACGTTACGACTGTATGGAAACGGCAGTGGGAGCGGTGATACTCGCCTCTGGGGTGGTTTGCCCGCCTTTCAATGACACAGAGTGTATTCAG AATGGCGGTGTGGTTCAGAGTTATGTGGACGGCTGCTGCAGGACAT CATTGCAGCCTCGCCCGCTTGCCTGCTTTAGCAGTGACTTTGCATTTTGGCCTATCGGGGTGCCCCACG GTTCTGGAGTGGGTGTTTTACCATTTACCGTTATTCCTGTAACCCCCACTGGTAGTACTAACTGTGACACAG GTAAAGAGGATGGTAAGACATGCAAGCGGGTGGCAATTCGGACTACCATTCGAAAAGATGACTGCAGAAGCAATGCACcg GTAACAGTCTATTCTTGTGATGGGAAATGTCCGTCTGCCACCATATTCAACTTTAACATCAACAGTCACGCCAGGTTCTGTAAGTGCTGCCGCGAGAGTGGACTACAAACCCGCTCAGTCTCGCTCTACTGCTCTCGCAACGCCACAATCGTGGAGTACAACTTCCAAGAGCCTCTGGACTGTTCCTGTCAATGGAACTAA